A window from Gallus gallus isolate bGalGal1 chromosome 5, bGalGal1.mat.broiler.GRCg7b, whole genome shotgun sequence encodes these proteins:
- the LOC121110825 gene encoding inositol 1,4,5-trisphosphate receptor-interacting protein-like 1, which translates to MALAFVFSLLAQRVPCVGDYLDEETLNRMQQREEYLQEQMTKLLLEIEEMEMARSRMGLQALLFALLPYWKTVSVLCLFVFLFWFMWKIHKKFRGVEDDSDVESSSSEEQQQEQQEQQEQQEPVVEVEAKDEFVFAEEFWPIHTHQEDGEHILSLLRHLIDICQYIVADTFYPVPAHTTGVGSVYEGWCPLVNKPVFCVVVSLLAPRGHTFHPDLGAPEELPARNSRVRVELECTCGREQEMRMRCFLHASAEELRNQQSNVLRNLCTDSYLDVEKTAQWFQNLIRNAWKYTHLSAMCSMNVTQSKRSCRLQVTDVYKKIFLVEMLFGVQQDDTDIFLSSQETEVGTTPSTIWPQSCTVAEVKFFLLVAARAEERNFYIRYMQVCTYILAGLNFSVYELKTVLMHLLTAIPLEGWHRSYFLERIDDILRYLRCCVEEKHLGHFFIGNEDVPAEIILPQDFRESEPLNLFEHLEDPERHKQALQELEELQDRLMSLLIYGK; encoded by the coding sequence ATGGCTTTGGCGTTTGTCTTCTCGTTGTTGGCGCAGAGAGTGCCATGTGTTGGTGATTATTTGGATGAGGAAACCCTCAACCGCATGCAGCAGCGTGAGGAGTATCTGCAAGAGCAGAtgacaaagctgctgctggagatagaagaaatggaaatggcGCGGAGCAGGATGGGCTTGCAAGccctgctctttgctttgttgcCATACTGGAAAACTGTGAGCGTTCTTTGTCTCTTCGTCTTTCTGTTTTGGTTCATGTGGAAGATCCACAAGAAGTTCCGGGGCGTTGAAGACGACAGTGATGTGGAGAGCtccagcagtgaggagcagcagcaggagcagcaggagcagcaggagcagcaggagccgGTGGTGGAAGTGGAAGCAAAGGATGAATTTGTCTTTGCTGAAGAGTTCTGGCCAATCCATACCCATCAAGAGGATGGTGAACACATCCTCTCGCTGTTGCGTCACCTCATCGATATCTGCCAATATATCGTGGCGGATACTTTCTATCCAGTGCCAGCACACACCACCGGGGTGGGCAGTGTCTATGAAGGCTGGTGTCCCCTTGTAAATAAGCCTGTCTTCTGCGTGGTTGTGTCCCTGTTGGCCCCCCGTGGGCACACTTTCCACCCAGATCTGGGCGCCCCAGAGGAGCTGCCAGCGAGGAACTCCCGTGTCCGTGTAGAGCTGGAATGCACGTGCGGGAGGGAGCAGGAGATGCGCATGCGATGCTTCCTCCACGCCTCCGCGGAAGAGCTGAGAAATCAGCAGTCCAACGTCCTACGCAACCTCTGCACTGACTCCTACCTGGATGTGGAGAAGACTGCCCAGTGGTTCCAGAACCTGATCAGAAATGCCTGGAAATACACGCATTTGTCAGCAATGTGCAGCATGAATGTGACGCAGTCCAAGCGCTCCTGCAGGCTTCAGGTGACAGATGTCTACAAGAAAATCTTCTTAGTTGAGATGCTGTTTGGCGTACAGCAAGATGACACGGACATCTTTCTGAGCAGCCAGGAGACAGAGGTCGGTACTACTCCCAGCACGATCTGGCCACAGAGCTGTACTGTGGCAGAAGTGAAGTTCTTCCTACTTGTAGCCGCCCGTGCCGAGGAGAGGAATTTCTACATCAGATATATGCAAGTGTGCACCTATATCCTGGCGGGCCTCAACTTTTCAGTCTATGAACTGAAGACAGTGCTCATGCACCTCCTGACTGCCATCCCTTTGGAAGGTTGGCATAGGAGCTATTTCCTGGAGCGGATCGATGACATCTTGCGCTACCTGCGCTGCTGCGTGGAGGAGAAGCATCTGGGCCACTTCTTCATTGGAAATGAAGACGTGCCTGCAGAGATTATCTTGCCGCAGGATTTCCGAGAGTCCGAACCGCTCAACCTCTTCGAGCACCTGGAGGATCCGGAAAGACATaagcaggcactgcaggagtTGGAGGAGCTGCAAGATCGGCTCATGAGCCTGCTGATCTATGGGAAGTGA
- the LOC121113254 gene encoding inositol 1,4,5-trisphosphate receptor-interacting protein-like 1 isoform X1, with the protein MVFFLAPSLIMALAFVFSLLAQRVPCVGDYLDEETLNRMQQREEYLQEQMTKLLLEIEEMERAQGRMGLQALLFALLPYWKTVSVLCLFVFLFWFMWKIHKKFRGVEDDSDVESSSSEEQQQEQQELEQQEQQMQVVEVEAKDEFVFAEEFWPIHTHQEDGEQILSLLHHLIDICQHIVADTFYPVPAHTTGVGSVYEGWCPLVNEPVFCVVVSLLAPRGHTFHPDLGAPEELPARNSRVRVELECTCGREQEMRMRCFLHASAAELRNQQSNLLHSLCTDSYLDVEKTAHWFQNLIRNAWKCTHLSAMCSLNVTQSKRSCRLQVTDVYKKIFLVEMLFGVQQDDTDIFLSSQETEVGTTPSTTWPQSCAVAEAKFFLLVAARAEERNFYIRYMQVCAYILAGLNFSVYELKTVLMHLLTAIPLESWHGRYFLERIDDLLRYLRCCVEEKHLGHFFIGNEDVPAEIILPQDFRESEPLNLFQHLEDAERHEQALQELEELQDRLMSLLIYGK; encoded by the exons atggttttttttttggctccaTCCCTG ATCATGGCTTTGGCGTTTGTCTTCTCGTTGTTGGCGCAGAGAGTGCCATGTGTTGGTGATTATTTGGATGAGGAAACCCTCAACCGCATGCAGCAGCGTGAGGAGTATCTGCAAGAGCAGAtgacaaagctgctgctggagatagAAGAGATGGAAAGGGCGCAGGGCAGGATGGGCTTGCAAGccctgctctttgctttgttgcCATACTGGAAAACTGTGAGCGTTCTTTGTCTCTTCGTCTTTCTGTTTTGGTTCATGTGGAAGATCCACAAGAAGTTCCGGGGCGTTGAAGACGACAGTGATGTGGAGAGCtccagcagtgaggagcagcagcaggagcagcaggagctggagcagcaggagcaacaGATGCAGGTGGTGGAAGTGGAAGCGAAGGATGAATTTGTCTTTGCTGAAGAGTTCTGGCCAATCCATACCCATCAAGAGGATGGTGAACAGATCCTCTCGCTGTTGCATCACCTCATTGATATCTGCCAACATATCGTGGCGGATACTTTCTATCCAGTGCCAGCACACACCACTGGGGTGGGCAGTGTCTATGAAGGCTGGTGTCCCCTTGTAAATGAGCCTGTCTTCTGCGTGGTTGTGTCCCTGTTGGCCCCCCGTGGGCACACTTTCCACCCGGATCTGGGCGCCCCAGAGGAGCTGCCAGCGAGGAACTCCCGTGTCCGTGTAGAGCTGGAATGCACGTGCGGGAGGGAGCAGGAGATGCGCATGCGATGCTTCCTCCACGCCTCCGCGGCAGAGCTGAGAAATCAGCAGTCCAACCTCCTGCACAGCCTCTGCACTGACTCCTACCTGGATGTAGAGAAGACTGCTCACTGGTTCCAGAACCTGATCAGAAATGCCTGGAAATGCACGCATTTGTCAGCAATGTGCAGCCTGAATGTGACGCAGTCCAAGCGCTCCTGCAGGCTTCAGGTGACAGATGTCTACAAGAAAATCTTCTTAGTTGAGATGCTGTTTGGCGTACAGCAAGATGACACGGACATCTTTCTGAGCAGCCAGGAGACAGAGGTCGGTACTACTCCCAGCACGACCTggccacagagctgtgctgtggcagaagCGAAGTTCTTCCTACTTGTAGCCGCCCGTGCTGAGGAGAGGAATTTCTACATCAGATATATGCAAGTGTGCGCCTATATCCTGGCGGGCCTCAACTTTTCAGTCTATGAACTGAAGACAGTGCTCATGCACCTCCTGACTGCCATCCCTTTGGAAAGCTGGCATGGGAGATATTTCCTGGAGCGGATCGATGACCTCTTGCGCTACCTGCGCTGCTGCGTGGAGGAGAAGCATCTGGGCCACTTCTTCATTGGAAATGAAGACGTGCCTGCGGAGATTATCTTGCCGCAGGATTTCCGAGAGTCCGAACCGCTcaacctcttccagcacctggaGGATGCGGAAAGACAtgagcaggcactgcaggagtTGGAGGAGCTGCAAGATCGGCTCATGAGCCTGCTGATCTATGGGAAGTGA
- the LOC121113254 gene encoding inositol 1,4,5-trisphosphate receptor-interacting protein-like 1 isoform X2, with protein MALAFVFSLLAQRVPCVGDYLDEETLNRMQQREEYLQEQMTKLLLEIEEMERAQGRMGLQALLFALLPYWKTVSVLCLFVFLFWFMWKIHKKFRGVEDDSDVESSSSEEQQQEQQELEQQEQQMQVVEVEAKDEFVFAEEFWPIHTHQEDGEQILSLLHHLIDICQHIVADTFYPVPAHTTGVGSVYEGWCPLVNEPVFCVVVSLLAPRGHTFHPDLGAPEELPARNSRVRVELECTCGREQEMRMRCFLHASAAELRNQQSNLLHSLCTDSYLDVEKTAHWFQNLIRNAWKCTHLSAMCSLNVTQSKRSCRLQVTDVYKKIFLVEMLFGVQQDDTDIFLSSQETEVGTTPSTTWPQSCAVAEAKFFLLVAARAEERNFYIRYMQVCAYILAGLNFSVYELKTVLMHLLTAIPLESWHGRYFLERIDDLLRYLRCCVEEKHLGHFFIGNEDVPAEIILPQDFRESEPLNLFQHLEDAERHEQALQELEELQDRLMSLLIYGK; from the coding sequence ATGGCTTTGGCGTTTGTCTTCTCGTTGTTGGCGCAGAGAGTGCCATGTGTTGGTGATTATTTGGATGAGGAAACCCTCAACCGCATGCAGCAGCGTGAGGAGTATCTGCAAGAGCAGAtgacaaagctgctgctggagatagAAGAGATGGAAAGGGCGCAGGGCAGGATGGGCTTGCAAGccctgctctttgctttgttgcCATACTGGAAAACTGTGAGCGTTCTTTGTCTCTTCGTCTTTCTGTTTTGGTTCATGTGGAAGATCCACAAGAAGTTCCGGGGCGTTGAAGACGACAGTGATGTGGAGAGCtccagcagtgaggagcagcagcaggagcagcaggagctggagcagcaggagcaacaGATGCAGGTGGTGGAAGTGGAAGCGAAGGATGAATTTGTCTTTGCTGAAGAGTTCTGGCCAATCCATACCCATCAAGAGGATGGTGAACAGATCCTCTCGCTGTTGCATCACCTCATTGATATCTGCCAACATATCGTGGCGGATACTTTCTATCCAGTGCCAGCACACACCACTGGGGTGGGCAGTGTCTATGAAGGCTGGTGTCCCCTTGTAAATGAGCCTGTCTTCTGCGTGGTTGTGTCCCTGTTGGCCCCCCGTGGGCACACTTTCCACCCGGATCTGGGCGCCCCAGAGGAGCTGCCAGCGAGGAACTCCCGTGTCCGTGTAGAGCTGGAATGCACGTGCGGGAGGGAGCAGGAGATGCGCATGCGATGCTTCCTCCACGCCTCCGCGGCAGAGCTGAGAAATCAGCAGTCCAACCTCCTGCACAGCCTCTGCACTGACTCCTACCTGGATGTAGAGAAGACTGCTCACTGGTTCCAGAACCTGATCAGAAATGCCTGGAAATGCACGCATTTGTCAGCAATGTGCAGCCTGAATGTGACGCAGTCCAAGCGCTCCTGCAGGCTTCAGGTGACAGATGTCTACAAGAAAATCTTCTTAGTTGAGATGCTGTTTGGCGTACAGCAAGATGACACGGACATCTTTCTGAGCAGCCAGGAGACAGAGGTCGGTACTACTCCCAGCACGACCTggccacagagctgtgctgtggcagaagCGAAGTTCTTCCTACTTGTAGCCGCCCGTGCTGAGGAGAGGAATTTCTACATCAGATATATGCAAGTGTGCGCCTATATCCTGGCGGGCCTCAACTTTTCAGTCTATGAACTGAAGACAGTGCTCATGCACCTCCTGACTGCCATCCCTTTGGAAAGCTGGCATGGGAGATATTTCCTGGAGCGGATCGATGACCTCTTGCGCTACCTGCGCTGCTGCGTGGAGGAGAAGCATCTGGGCCACTTCTTCATTGGAAATGAAGACGTGCCTGCGGAGATTATCTTGCCGCAGGATTTCCGAGAGTCCGAACCGCTcaacctcttccagcacctggaGGATGCGGAAAGACAtgagcaggcactgcaggagtTGGAGGAGCTGCAAGATCGGCTCATGAGCCTGCTGATCTATGGGAAGTGA
- the LOC121113256 gene encoding inositol 1,4,5-trisphosphate receptor-interacting protein-like 1 isoform X1: protein MALAFVFSLLAQRVPCVGDYLDEETLNRMRQREVYLQEQMTKLLLEIEEMERAQGRMGLQALLFALLPYWKTVSVLCLFIFLFWFVWKIHKKFRGVEDDSDVESSSSEEQQQEQQEQQEQQEQQEPVVEVEAKDEFVFAEEFWPIHTHQEDGELMLSLLRYLIDICQYIVADTFYPVPAHTTGVGSVYEGWCPLVNEPVFCMVVSLLAPRGHTFHPDLGTPGELPARNSRVRVELECTCGREQEMRMRCFLHASAEELRNQQSNLLHSLCTDSYLDVEKTTQWFQKLIGNAWKCTHLSAVCSMNVTQSKRSCRLQVTDVYKKIFLVEMLFGVQQDDTDIFLSSQETEVGTTPSTTWPQSCAVAEAKFFLLVAARAEERNFYIRYMQVCAYILVGLNFSDYELKTVLMHLLTAIPLESWHGSYFLERIDDLLRYLRCCVEEKHLGHFFIGNEDVPAEIILPQDFRESEPLNLFQHLEDAGKT, encoded by the coding sequence ATGGCTTTGGCGTTTGTCTTCTCGTTGTTGGCGCAGAGAGTGCCATGTGTTGGTGATTATTTGGATGAGGAGACCCTCAACCGCATGCGGCAGCGTGAGGTGTATCTGCAAGAGCAGAtgacaaagctgctgctggagatagAAGAGATGGAAAGGGCGCAGGGCAGGATGGGCTTGCAAGccctgctctttgctttgttgcCATACTGGAAAACTGTGAGCGTTCTTTGTctcttcatctttctgttttggttcGTGTGGAAGATCCACAAGAAGTTCCGGGGCGTTGAAGACGACAGTGATGTGGAGAGCtccagcagtgaggagcagcagcaggagcagcaggagcagcaggagcagcaggagcagcaggagccgGTGGTGGAAGTGGAAGCGAAGGATGAATTTGTCTTTGCTGAAGAGTTCTGGCCAATCCATACCCATCAAGAGGATGGTGAACTGATGCTCTCGCTGTTGCGTTACCTCATCGATATCTGCCAATATATCGTGGCGGATACTTTCTATCCAGTGCCAGCACACACCACCGGGGTGGGCAGTGTCTATGAAGGCTGGTGTCCCCTTGTAAATGAGCCTGTCTTCTGCATGGTTGTGTCCCTGTTGGCCCCCCGTGGGCACACTTTCCACCCGGATCTGGGCACCCCAGGGGAGCTGCCAGCGAGGAACTCCCGTGTCCGTGTAGAGCTGGAATGCACGTGCGGGAGGGAGCAGGAGATGCGCATGCGATGCTTCCTCCACGCCTCCGCGGAAGAGCTGAGAAATCAGCAGTCCAACCTCCTGCATAGCCTCTGCACTGACTCCTACCTGGATGTGGAGAAGACTACCCAGTGGTTCCAGAAGCTGATCGGAAATGCCTGGAAATGCACGCATTTGTCAGCAGTGTGCAGCATGAATGTGACACAGTCCAAGCGCTCCTGCAGGCTTCAGGTGACAGATGTCTACAAGAAAATCTTCTTAGTTGAGATGCTGTTTGGCGTACAGCAAGATGACACGGACATCTTTCTGAGCAGCCAGGAGACAGAGGTCGGTACTACTCCCAGCACGACCTggccacagagctgtgctgtggcagaagCGAAGTTCTTCCTACTTGTAGCCGCCCGTGCTGAGGAGAGGAATTTCTACATCAGATATATGCAAGTGTGCGCCTATATCCTGGTGGGCCTCAACTTTTCAGATTATGAACTGAAGACAGTGCTCATGCACCTCCTGACTGCCATCCCTTTGGAAAGCTGGCATGGGAGCTATTTCCTGGAGCGGATCGATGACCTCTTGCGCTACCTGCGCTGCTGCGTGGAGGAGAAGCATCTGGGCCACTTCTTCATTGGAAATGAAGACGTGCCTGCGGAGATTATCTTGCCGCAGGATTTCCGAGAGTCCGAACCGCTcaacctcttccagcacctggaGGATGCCGGAAAGACAtga